Proteins encoded by one window of Gammaproteobacteria bacterium:
- the amrB gene encoding AmmeMemoRadiSam system protein B, protein MMRVRLPAVAGTFYPQDPVQLRGMIEGFLASAKVDITRHPKAIITPHAGYIYSGPVAAMAYATLNRDIVHRVVVIGPSHFVWLEGLALPGVDSFRTPLGDIPLVDPLPVQLPVIPSAHAREHSIEVQLPFLQVVLDEFDLIPLVVGDAEPALVADTLEALQGGPETLIVVSSDLSHYLGYEDARRVDSITASRIVKGQGNALARHSACGLRGIQGVLQFAERHQLSVRLLDLRNSGDTAGDKDQVVGYGAFAIG, encoded by the coding sequence ATCATGAGGGTGCGTCTACCTGCCGTCGCCGGTACCTTCTATCCGCAGGACCCCGTCCAGCTTCGCGGCATGATCGAAGGGTTCCTTGCCTCGGCGAAGGTCGACATCACCCGCCACCCGAAAGCGATCATTACTCCTCATGCCGGGTACATCTACTCGGGTCCTGTTGCCGCCATGGCATACGCGACCCTCAACCGGGACATCGTTCACAGAGTCGTCGTGATTGGACCGTCCCACTTCGTCTGGCTCGAAGGCCTGGCCCTCCCCGGTGTGGACAGTTTCCGAACTCCACTTGGGGACATCCCGCTGGTCGATCCTCTCCCGGTGCAGCTTCCCGTCATCCCTTCCGCACACGCCAGGGAGCACTCCATCGAGGTCCAGCTGCCCTTCCTCCAGGTCGTCCTCGACGAGTTCGACCTGATTCCACTGGTCGTTGGAGACGCTGAGCCGGCACTGGTCGCCGACACACTCGAAGCACTCCAGGGAGGACCGGAAACGTTGATTGTCGTCAGTTCCGATCTGTCCCACTATCTCGGTTATGAAGACGCCCGACGCGTGGATTCGATAACGGCATCCCGGATCGTAAAGGGGCAAGGGAATGCCCTCGCGCGACATTCCGCCTGTGGGCTTCGCGGGATTCAAGGTGTCTTGCAGTTCGCCGAACGGCACCAACTCTCCGTACGCCTTCTCGATCTTCGCAACTCGGGAGACACCGCCGGCGACAAGGATCAGGTCGTTGGCTACGGAGCGTTCGCGATCGGTTGA